From the genome of Streptomyces sp. NBC_01775, one region includes:
- the mobF gene encoding MobF family relaxase produces MQCARGGAPGALVITLHPISAGSGIAYLMRTVSGDDVKATLKGLPDHWTEGGDTPGEWMGAEAAALGLSGTVTQEDADAIFRDAVDPVSGQRMGRAWPRYTPADELYAKYLKGEPEASEARRQQLRAKADREGNRTARAGWEMVFSPVKSFSVLWAMADDEQRARLEAVERAAFEKVFALIEKEACWTRVGPTAAAQVQVPGQGFIGAVFSHRSSRAGDPDFHRHLGVSSKIRTEDGRWLALDARPLHARLVEFSEMYTAETERGMAAVYGVLAEVRQNSLRPARRPVREFLGVDDDVVRGFSKRHSATEAALASMTGDFRVREGREPSRAEEYKLAQAATLAVRPDKERTAVEEERERWIEQAREMGIEHPDALLQHAMDVSREAAGTASRADVPLSDVPARALRVLEGQRAQWTRSNAAAEIYRQLVETGWHVRLSDAAFAETVERATDALLDPDLCERLDAPDAVALPERFRRADGSSLFEPVATGQVFTSHGILAAEQELVEAAIRPASVRILSTEQVDAAIAAGDEERGFTPSTEQRQVVRNLLGSDVRVGAVIGPAGTGKTTIMRLVREAADAHGLPVLGLAGGQVQADNLAEEAGIRAENIARWRYMSERNSGSQWSLRPGQIVIVDEAGQASTPDLRALAEQVEAVGGRLLLVGDPRQLGSPGVGGALALIEADAGAQYLSEVRRFRDADKTVRHWEVEAAAAVSRGDADASFDVYAQRGRIRHGSADAMLDAVYTAWRQDTADGMNSVMIASNNALVAQLNERARSDLAARGEVDTGVEADLGDGNRAGAGDRVVTRANDRRLRTHDGRQWVRNGDTWTVEAVEGGGGITAVHDRTGRRVTLPAAYVGEAVELGYAVTKDRAQGLTVDSGHALFDSSMDRNGAYPALTRGRWANHAYLVTVKPGDPETGEPGERLTHRQVWQAVLRRDGTQQSATMTARRSEEAACSVRTHTGRLAFVLDQIADDRARHAVVALLGQEAAQQLLSAPAWPALRAQLGQLADDGFDTDRLLETTWRQRDFLDGDGTLVRDIAAVVHARNARAVDADEGSPEDFERAQDAPRPATAPQLLTSVPVPGDDPLAALGLVLPEAEPGDDPQTVQAARELAAAARVRAAQLGEAAQLDAEAGQGWAAVHGPRPAGAQEAAVWEERLIAAAVYRDLAGHDGPAPTGPAPSAGGMDAALRGVWRAAQPLDDPAGAAEELAAGAPVWLDTLGPRPGADEAARKLWDRAAWAAYTYRRLWDFGHESVALGERPADPVAAADYEAASAAITAWRAGSGIGVTGQRLGEMEGEELRRADWRGRSSADRVQRVEEALAVLQRAETAREVARQAAQDATNRAQALRNAGTPQRAERAREMAERAAEAHEEAAVQEQLIADARETLGELAPGVLEDRERVRRGADAQRELARRTLRGTPDEEQAAASAQVPPWQERPHGRLTDVQLREAHRRALEAARAAESSATEQEALSQRLAAEAVPGGRIEQRVTAQAARVEAIHRWRTAQQQAETVRRQAAENAAHRQEPAARLAATHRMGVPAVRGAERRALEERLHRLEEQAARLAEQLAQAEQAGEQAAVTAGEPARHEQLLADWQEAGGEFDAALARARTTAGQDAEAAAGEAGRMRERSRQLRDSAAAVRREQSVRATLPDDRRAAEQAARAQQPRPPQQRPAPPAGPQQRPDFPRRDGPRRAT; encoded by the coding sequence GTGCAGTGTGCACGCGGCGGGGCTCCGGGGGCGCTGGTGATCACGCTGCATCCGATATCGGCGGGGTCCGGTATCGCCTATCTGATGCGTACCGTTTCCGGTGACGATGTAAAGGCCACTTTGAAGGGTCTCCCCGACCACTGGACCGAGGGCGGGGACACTCCGGGTGAGTGGATGGGGGCCGAGGCGGCGGCACTCGGGCTGTCAGGAACGGTCACCCAGGAGGATGCCGACGCGATCTTCAGAGATGCCGTGGACCCTGTCAGCGGACAACGGATGGGCCGGGCCTGGCCTCGCTACACGCCGGCCGACGAGCTGTACGCGAAGTACCTGAAGGGGGAGCCGGAGGCATCCGAAGCCCGCCGTCAGCAGCTGCGGGCCAAGGCGGATCGGGAGGGGAACCGGACGGCGCGGGCGGGCTGGGAGATGGTCTTCTCGCCCGTCAAAAGCTTCTCCGTGCTGTGGGCCATGGCCGATGACGAGCAGCGCGCACGGCTGGAAGCGGTGGAGCGCGCGGCGTTCGAGAAGGTCTTCGCGCTTATCGAGAAGGAGGCGTGCTGGACGCGGGTCGGGCCGACTGCGGCAGCACAGGTTCAGGTGCCCGGCCAGGGGTTCATCGGCGCGGTCTTCTCCCATCGCAGTTCACGTGCCGGCGATCCGGATTTCCATCGGCATCTGGGGGTCAGCTCGAAGATCCGCACCGAGGACGGGCGCTGGCTGGCGCTCGACGCCCGGCCGTTGCACGCCCGCCTGGTGGAGTTCTCCGAGATGTACACCGCGGAGACGGAGCGGGGGATGGCGGCGGTGTACGGGGTTCTCGCGGAGGTCCGGCAGAACTCGCTGCGCCCCGCCCGCCGGCCGGTGCGGGAGTTCCTCGGGGTGGACGATGATGTGGTCCGGGGCTTCTCGAAGCGCCACAGTGCGACCGAGGCCGCACTGGCCTCCATGACCGGTGATTTCAGGGTCCGGGAGGGGCGTGAGCCGTCCCGTGCGGAGGAGTACAAGCTGGCTCAGGCCGCCACTTTGGCAGTCCGTCCGGACAAGGAGCGGACCGCCGTCGAGGAAGAGCGCGAACGGTGGATCGAGCAGGCCCGGGAGATGGGCATCGAGCACCCTGATGCACTGCTGCAGCACGCGATGGATGTCTCCCGGGAGGCGGCGGGAACCGCTTCGCGGGCGGACGTTCCGCTGTCCGATGTACCCGCTCGGGCACTGCGCGTTCTGGAGGGGCAGCGTGCGCAGTGGACGCGTTCCAACGCGGCTGCCGAGATCTACCGGCAGCTCGTGGAGACGGGCTGGCACGTGCGTCTGAGTGACGCCGCGTTCGCGGAAACGGTGGAGCGTGCCACGGACGCACTGCTCGATCCGGACCTGTGTGAGCGCCTGGACGCGCCGGACGCCGTGGCGCTTCCGGAGCGCTTCCGCCGGGCCGATGGCTCCTCCCTTTTCGAGCCGGTCGCCACCGGTCAGGTCTTCACGTCGCACGGAATCCTGGCCGCCGAACAGGAGCTGGTGGAGGCGGCGATCCGGCCGGCGTCGGTGCGGATTCTGAGCACCGAGCAGGTGGATGCGGCGATCGCCGCGGGGGATGAGGAGCGCGGTTTCACCCCCAGCACGGAGCAGCGCCAGGTCGTGCGGAACCTGCTGGGTTCGGATGTGCGGGTGGGGGCGGTCATCGGTCCTGCTGGCACGGGGAAGACCACCATTATGCGGCTGGTGCGGGAGGCCGCGGACGCGCACGGGCTCCCCGTGCTGGGTCTGGCGGGTGGTCAGGTGCAGGCCGACAACCTCGCCGAGGAAGCCGGGATCCGGGCGGAGAACATCGCCCGCTGGCGCTACATGAGTGAGCGGAACAGCGGCTCTCAGTGGTCTTTGAGGCCGGGGCAGATCGTCATCGTCGACGAGGCGGGCCAGGCGTCCACACCTGATCTGCGCGCGCTGGCGGAGCAGGTCGAAGCCGTCGGTGGCCGGCTGCTGCTGGTCGGTGATCCGCGTCAGCTGGGCTCGCCGGGTGTGGGTGGTGCCCTCGCGCTGATCGAGGCGGATGCGGGTGCGCAGTATCTGTCCGAGGTGCGCCGTTTCCGGGACGCCGACAAGACGGTGCGTCACTGGGAAGTCGAGGCCGCGGCGGCGGTCTCGCGCGGCGATGCGGACGCCTCTTTCGACGTCTATGCGCAGCGCGGCCGGATCCGGCACGGCAGTGCCGATGCCATGCTCGACGCCGTCTACACCGCCTGGCGGCAGGACACCGCAGACGGCATGAACTCGGTGATGATCGCCTCCAACAACGCGCTCGTTGCGCAGTTGAACGAGCGCGCACGCAGCGACCTGGCGGCCCGTGGCGAGGTCGACACCGGCGTCGAGGCCGACCTGGGGGACGGCAACCGGGCAGGGGCCGGAGACCGGGTTGTCACCCGCGCCAACGACCGGCGGTTGCGCACTCACGACGGCCGTCAGTGGGTGCGCAACGGAGACACCTGGACGGTGGAGGCTGTCGAGGGTGGCGGCGGTATCACCGCCGTGCACGACCGCACCGGCCGCCGGGTCACGCTGCCCGCCGCCTATGTCGGTGAGGCGGTGGAGCTCGGTTACGCGGTCACCAAGGACCGCGCACAGGGCCTGACTGTCGACTCGGGTCACGCCTTGTTCGACAGCTCCATGGACCGCAACGGTGCCTACCCGGCACTGACCCGTGGCCGCTGGGCCAACCACGCGTATCTCGTCACGGTCAAGCCGGGCGATCCGGAGACCGGTGAGCCCGGTGAGCGGCTGACGCACCGCCAGGTCTGGCAGGCCGTGCTGCGCCGGGACGGCACCCAGCAGTCGGCCACCATGACTGCGCGCCGCAGCGAGGAAGCGGCCTGCTCGGTGCGCACTCACACGGGCCGGCTGGCTTTCGTTCTCGACCAGATCGCCGACGACCGGGCCCGTCATGCGGTGGTCGCTCTTCTTGGCCAGGAGGCCGCTCAGCAGTTGCTCTCGGCGCCTGCCTGGCCCGCGCTGCGCGCCCAACTGGGGCAGCTGGCCGATGACGGATTCGACACCGACCGGCTGCTGGAGACGACCTGGCGTCAGCGGGACTTCCTCGACGGCGACGGCACTCTGGTGCGGGACATCGCCGCTGTCGTGCACGCGCGCAACGCCCGGGCCGTCGACGCGGACGAGGGGTCCCCGGAGGACTTCGAGCGTGCGCAGGACGCGCCTCGCCCGGCCACGGCACCTCAGCTGCTCACCTCTGTTCCGGTACCGGGCGACGACCCGCTGGCGGCGCTCGGGCTGGTGCTGCCGGAGGCGGAGCCGGGCGACGATCCGCAGACCGTTCAGGCGGCCCGGGAGCTGGCAGCCGCCGCGCGCGTGCGCGCCGCTCAGCTGGGCGAAGCTGCCCAGCTCGACGCCGAGGCGGGCCAGGGGTGGGCCGCCGTCCATGGTCCTCGGCCCGCCGGTGCGCAGGAGGCGGCGGTCTGGGAAGAGCGGCTGATCGCAGCAGCTGTCTACCGCGATCTGGCCGGTCATGACGGGCCTGCCCCCACCGGGCCGGCCCCTTCCGCCGGGGGCATGGACGCGGCTCTGCGCGGTGTGTGGCGCGCCGCGCAGCCTCTCGACGATCCTGCCGGGGCGGCTGAGGAGCTGGCGGCCGGGGCCCCCGTCTGGCTCGACACTTTGGGCCCGCGTCCGGGTGCGGACGAGGCGGCGCGGAAGCTGTGGGACCGGGCGGCGTGGGCGGCGTACACGTACCGCAGGCTGTGGGATTTCGGGCACGAGAGTGTCGCGCTGGGGGAGCGGCCCGCTGATCCGGTGGCTGCCGCCGACTACGAGGCGGCCAGCGCCGCGATCACCGCCTGGCGAGCGGGTTCGGGTATCGGAGTAACGGGGCAGCGGCTGGGCGAGATGGAGGGCGAGGAGCTGCGCCGGGCGGACTGGCGTGGCCGCAGCAGCGCGGATCGCGTCCAGCGGGTGGAGGAGGCGCTGGCTGTTCTGCAGCGTGCGGAGACCGCTCGGGAAGTGGCCCGGCAGGCCGCTCAGGACGCCACCAACCGTGCCCAGGCGCTGCGGAACGCCGGCACTCCCCAGCGGGCGGAACGCGCCCGGGAAATGGCGGAGCGGGCTGCCGAGGCGCACGAGGAGGCGGCTGTCCAGGAGCAGCTGATCGCCGATGCCCGTGAGACTCTCGGCGAGCTCGCCCCCGGTGTGCTCGAGGACCGTGAGCGGGTCCGGCGGGGAGCGGACGCCCAGCGGGAACTGGCCCGCCGGACCTTGCGGGGCACCCCCGACGAGGAGCAGGCTGCCGCGAGCGCGCAGGTTCCGCCTTGGCAGGAGAGGCCCCATGGGCGGCTCACCGACGTGCAGTTGCGGGAGGCGCACCGCCGGGCGCTGGAGGCCGCGCGGGCTGCCGAGAGCAGTGCCACCGAACAGGAGGCGCTCTCTCAGCGGCTGGCCGCCGAAGCGGTTCCCGGTGGCCGGATCGAGCAGCGGGTCACGGCTCAGGCGGCGCGGGTCGAGGCCATCCACCGGTGGCGCACTGCGCAGCAGCAGGCCGAGACCGTGCGCCGGCAGGCCGCGGAAAACGCCGCTCACCGCCAGGAGCCGGCCGCGCGGCTGGCAGCGACTCACCGCATGGGCGTGCCCGCGGTGCGCGGTGCTGAGCGGCGTGCCCTGGAGGAGCGTCTGCACCGCTTGGAGGAGCAGGCGGCGCGGCTCGCTGAACAGCTCGCGCAGGCCGAACAGGCCGGGGAGCAGGCTGCGGTGACGGCTGGGGAGCCCGCGCGGCATGAGCAGTTGCTGGCCGACTGGCAGGAGGCGGGTGGCGAGTTCGATGCGGCCCTCGCGCGTGCGCGGACCACTGCCGGTCAGGACGCGGAGGCCGCCGCGGGCGAGGCCGGTCGGATGCGTGAGCGCTCCCGTCAGCTGCGTGATTCGGCTGCTGCGGTGCGCCGCGAGCAGAGTGTGCGTGCCACCCTTCCGGACGACCGGCGCGCTGCCGAACAGGCTGCTCGTGCACAGCAGCCCCGTCCGCCGCAGCAGCGTCCCGCTCCGCCCGCTGGGCCTCAGCAGCGTCCGGACTTCCCTCGCCGTGACGGGCCGCGCCGTGCGACGTGA